The following proteins come from a genomic window of Alnus glutinosa chromosome 10, dhAlnGlut1.1, whole genome shotgun sequence:
- the LOC133880249 gene encoding mediator of RNA polymerase II transcription subunit 19a isoform X1, which yields MDPEGKKFGRGPRELTGAVDLISHYKLLPHHDFFCKRSLPLSISDTHYLHNVVGDTEIRKGEGMQLDQLIQNTSYSRDTNVRIQPFDLDILKESFQLREGAPVELPLAEKGIPTVVGKSKSESKDKERKHKKHKDRDKDKDKDREHKKHKHRHKDRSKDKDKEKKKDRSGHHDSSADPSKKHHEKKRKHDGDEDLNDIHRHKKSKHKSSKIDEMGAIKVAG from the exons ATGGATCCTGAAGGCAAGAAGTTTGGAAGAG GACCAAGGGAACTGACCGGTGCTGTAGATCTCATAAGTCACTACAAGTTGTTGCCACATCATGATTTTTTCTGCAAGAGATCACTTCCTTTATCAATTTCAGACACACATTATCTTCACAATGTTGTTGGAGACACAGAAATCAGAAAAGGAGAAGGGATGCAATTGGATCAGCTTATTCAGAACACATCTTATTCCAGAGATACTAATGTACGAATACAGCCGTTTGACCTGGATATTCTAAAAGAATCCTTTCAATTAAGGGAAGGTGCTCCCGTTGAATTGCCCCTT GCGGAGAAGGGTATCCCTACAGTTGTAGGGAAATCAAAAAGTGAGTCCAAGGACAAGGAGAGGAAGCATAAAAAGCACAAAGACAGAGATAAGGATAAGGATAAGGATAGAGAGCATAAAAAGCACAAGCACCGTCATAAAGACCGAAGTAAAGATAAAGAcaaggagaaaaagaaggatAGAAGCGGGCATCATGATTCTAGTGCTGATCCCTCAAAGAAACACCATGAAAAG AAAAGGAAGCATGATGGAGATGAAGATCTAAATGACATTCACCGACACAAAAAAAGTAAG CATAAGAGCTCAAAAATTGATGAAATGGGTGCGATAAAAGTAGCCGGCTGA
- the LOC133880249 gene encoding mediator of RNA polymerase II transcription subunit 19a isoform X2, producing the protein MDPEGKKFGRGPRELTGAVDLISHYKLLPHHDFFCKRSLPLSISDTHYLHNVVGDTEIRKGEGMQLDQLIQNTSYSRDTNVRIQPFDLDILKESFQLREGAPVELPLAEKGIPTVVGKSKSESKDKERKHKKHKDRDKDKDKDREHKKHKHRHKDRSKDKDKEKKKDRSGHHDSSADPSKKHHEKKRKHDGDEDLNDIHRHKKT; encoded by the exons ATGGATCCTGAAGGCAAGAAGTTTGGAAGAG GACCAAGGGAACTGACCGGTGCTGTAGATCTCATAAGTCACTACAAGTTGTTGCCACATCATGATTTTTTCTGCAAGAGATCACTTCCTTTATCAATTTCAGACACACATTATCTTCACAATGTTGTTGGAGACACAGAAATCAGAAAAGGAGAAGGGATGCAATTGGATCAGCTTATTCAGAACACATCTTATTCCAGAGATACTAATGTACGAATACAGCCGTTTGACCTGGATATTCTAAAAGAATCCTTTCAATTAAGGGAAGGTGCTCCCGTTGAATTGCCCCTT GCGGAGAAGGGTATCCCTACAGTTGTAGGGAAATCAAAAAGTGAGTCCAAGGACAAGGAGAGGAAGCATAAAAAGCACAAAGACAGAGATAAGGATAAGGATAAGGATAGAGAGCATAAAAAGCACAAGCACCGTCATAAAGACCGAAGTAAAGATAAAGAcaaggagaaaaagaaggatAGAAGCGGGCATCATGATTCTAGTGCTGATCCCTCAAAGAAACACCATGAAAAG AAAAGGAAGCATGATGGAGATGAAGATCTAAATGACATTCACCGACACAAAAAAA CATAA